Proteins from one Catenuloplanes atrovinosus genomic window:
- a CDS encoding ABC transporter permease, translated as MNAEPAGGRVRWRPPALGLPLLGIAVAVGLWWLFTALFEVSPLFLPGPPDLVESLREPGRGQYLLERSLETVKVTLIGFGIAMGGGFAVALLLAAFRGVERAVMPVLVALNAVPKVGLAPLLVVWLGFDIEPKVVLVVLICFFPMLVTTMSGLASTPAELGELTESLAASRWQAYVKVRVPWALPQIFVGLKLSVPLAVIGAVVAETNNPNSGLGSVIVKASAQFETPLAFVSLVLLALLSAGLFYLVAGLERLMLPWARDISAHRA; from the coding sequence GTGAACGCTGAACCGGCCGGCGGCCGGGTGCGGTGGCGCCCGCCGGCGCTCGGGCTGCCGCTGCTCGGGATCGCCGTGGCGGTCGGACTGTGGTGGCTGTTCACCGCGTTGTTCGAGGTCAGCCCGCTGTTCCTGCCCGGGCCACCCGACCTCGTCGAGTCGCTGCGGGAGCCGGGGCGCGGGCAGTACCTCCTGGAGCGTTCGCTGGAGACCGTGAAGGTGACGCTGATCGGCTTCGGCATCGCCATGGGCGGCGGATTCGCCGTCGCCCTGCTGCTGGCCGCGTTCCGTGGCGTCGAGCGTGCGGTCATGCCGGTGCTCGTGGCGCTCAACGCCGTGCCGAAGGTGGGGCTGGCCCCGCTGCTGGTCGTGTGGCTCGGATTCGACATCGAGCCGAAGGTCGTGCTGGTCGTCCTCATCTGCTTCTTCCCGATGCTGGTGACGACCATGTCCGGCCTCGCCTCGACCCCGGCCGAGTTGGGCGAGCTCACCGAGTCGCTGGCCGCCTCCCGCTGGCAGGCGTACGTCAAGGTACGGGTGCCGTGGGCACTGCCGCAGATCTTCGTGGGGCTCAAACTCTCCGTGCCGCTCGCGGTGATCGGTGCCGTCGTGGCCGAGACCAACAACCCGAACTCCGGGCTCGGTAGCGTCATCGTCAAGGCGTCCGCGCAGTTCGAGACCCCGCTGGCGTTCGTGAGCCTGGTGTTGCTCGCCCTGCTCAGCGCGGGCCTGTTCTATCTGGTCGCCGGCCTGGAACGGCTGATGCTGCCATGGGCCCGGGACATCTCCGCCCACCGGGCGTGA
- a CDS encoding ABC transporter substrate-binding protein, translating into MTLSRRTFMAVTTASAAGAALAACSRDGRTGGGTLDRVTYLTSFGNLGRDAYIHAAVHKEYFAEAGIEVNVQYGQAGDYNHNQLLAGQAQFASIDAAGAIIRAGKAAKPEDRSLRIIGVVHQRTLNAVAAFADMGFTAPRDLRGKTLGAVVGAAPRALFPAFARLAGIDEKSITWVDATTQNSGNLLVSNRVAALATQLPTKPGLEKLAGGRTVMMFPYSDFIADLYGMTIMTHQNVIDRSPDLVRRFNQAIMRGVRYAVDNPEEIGEVLRGIDNTVDAGQAAQELAILKPNSLPAAGVAVGTFDEARMARNIALLQELGLIPPGLSPADVADARFLPTSDR; encoded by the coding sequence ATGACGCTCTCGCGCAGGACGTTCATGGCCGTGACGACCGCTTCGGCCGCGGGCGCGGCACTCGCCGCCTGTTCCCGCGACGGCCGGACGGGCGGCGGCACGCTCGACCGGGTCACATACCTCACGTCGTTCGGCAATCTCGGCCGGGACGCGTACATCCACGCCGCGGTGCACAAGGAGTACTTCGCCGAGGCCGGGATCGAGGTCAACGTCCAGTACGGCCAGGCCGGCGACTACAACCACAATCAGCTGCTCGCCGGGCAGGCCCAGTTCGCCTCGATCGACGCCGCCGGGGCGATCATCCGGGCCGGCAAGGCCGCGAAGCCGGAGGACCGCTCGCTACGGATCATCGGTGTGGTGCACCAGCGCACCCTCAACGCGGTGGCCGCCTTCGCGGACATGGGTTTCACCGCACCACGCGACCTGCGGGGCAAGACGTTGGGCGCGGTGGTGGGTGCGGCGCCGAGAGCACTGTTTCCGGCGTTCGCCCGGTTGGCCGGCATCGACGAGAAGAGCATCACGTGGGTCGACGCGACCACGCAGAACAGCGGGAATCTGCTGGTGAGCAACCGGGTAGCGGCGCTGGCCACCCAGCTGCCGACGAAGCCCGGCCTGGAGAAGCTGGCCGGCGGCCGTACCGTGATGATGTTCCCTTACAGCGACTTCATCGCCGACCTGTACGGCATGACGATCATGACGCACCAGAACGTCATCGACCGGAGCCCGGACCTGGTCCGGCGCTTCAACCAGGCGATCATGCGCGGGGTCAGGTACGCCGTCGACAACCCGGAGGAGATCGGCGAGGTGCTGCGCGGGATCGACAACACGGTCGATGCCGGCCAGGCGGCACAGGAGCTGGCGATCCTCAAGCCGAACAGCCTGCCGGCGGCCGGCGTTGCGGTGGGCACCTTCGACGAGGCGCGGATGGCGCGCAACATCGCCCTGTTGCAGGAGCTCGGCCTGATCCCTCCCGGGCTGAGCCCCGCCGACGTCGCCGACGCCCGGTTCCTTCCCACGAGCGACAGGTGA
- a CDS encoding TetR/AcrR family transcriptional regulator, with protein sequence MGRPRKFDEHDVLVAVRRQFNETGYHGTSVEDLSRVTGLSKGSLYSAFGDKDSLFRRIFEEYCENSDRSAAARVDGPEDQALDRLRAWLTAPEGCPDRRGCLLAKTTAELAWEDERIAARSLAAYETLHESCRLLVEQAQRAGQVDPAADSGALGGLILATHRGLEALLKAGVDTETLNRIADAAIDGITLKPTRASA encoded by the coding sequence ATGGGGCGTCCACGAAAGTTCGATGAGCACGACGTGCTGGTCGCTGTGCGCCGGCAGTTCAACGAAACCGGCTACCACGGCACCTCGGTCGAGGATCTCTCCCGCGTGACGGGGCTCAGCAAAGGCAGCCTCTACAGCGCTTTCGGCGACAAGGACTCGCTGTTCCGGCGCATCTTCGAGGAGTACTGCGAGAACTCCGACCGAAGCGCCGCGGCCCGGGTCGACGGTCCAGAGGATCAGGCGCTCGACCGCCTCCGCGCCTGGCTGACGGCGCCGGAGGGTTGCCCCGACCGGCGTGGCTGCCTGCTGGCCAAGACCACCGCCGAACTGGCGTGGGAGGACGAGCGCATCGCTGCCCGATCGCTCGCGGCGTACGAGACGCTGCATGAGAGCTGCCGTCTGCTCGTCGAGCAGGCTCAGCGTGCCGGGCAGGTTGACCCGGCCGCCGACTCCGGGGCGCTCGGCGGGCTCATTCTCGCCACCCACCGCGGACTCGAAGCACTGCTCAAGGCGGGGGTCGACACCGAGACGCTGAACCGCATCGCCGACGCCGCGATCGACGGCATCACGCTCAAGCCCACGCGCGCGAGCGCGTGA
- a CDS encoding SDR family oxidoreductase, with protein MFKTLVPADITEFAGKRAIVTGGSRGIGAAIVQRLLDGGASVVTTARNATDETPKGATFIQGDISTLAGVQAFAAAALRELGGVDIVVNNAAAARTHLGGIASIPDEEWLDALDLNYLSAVRVNNALLPALREAGAGGVIVNISSGSAILPGPPLAHYGAAKAALNTYGKALAAELAPAGIRVTTIMPGNVLTPGADVIRQNFADAMGVELAAITAGIPLGRPGDPRDIAEAVAFLASDRAQWITGTSLNVDGGELPAI; from the coding sequence ATGTTCAAAACTCTTGTTCCTGCAGACATCACCGAGTTCGCCGGCAAGCGCGCGATCGTCACCGGCGGCTCTCGCGGCATCGGTGCGGCCATCGTGCAGCGGCTGCTCGACGGCGGTGCGAGCGTCGTCACCACGGCACGCAACGCCACCGACGAGACGCCGAAGGGCGCCACCTTCATTCAGGGCGACATCAGCACGCTCGCCGGCGTTCAGGCGTTCGCCGCGGCCGCGCTGCGCGAACTCGGCGGTGTCGACATCGTGGTGAACAACGCGGCCGCGGCCCGGACCCACCTCGGCGGCATCGCGTCCATCCCCGACGAGGAATGGCTCGACGCGCTCGACCTCAACTACCTGTCCGCCGTACGAGTCAACAACGCGCTGCTGCCGGCACTGCGCGAGGCCGGGGCGGGCGGCGTGATCGTCAACATCTCGTCCGGGTCGGCGATCCTGCCGGGCCCGCCGCTGGCGCACTACGGTGCCGCGAAGGCGGCGCTCAACACCTACGGCAAGGCGCTCGCCGCCGAGCTCGCGCCGGCCGGAATCCGGGTCACCACGATCATGCCCGGCAACGTGCTCACCCCCGGAGCCGACGTGATCCGCCAGAACTTCGCCGACGCGATGGGCGTCGAGCTCGCCGCGATCACCGCGGGCATCCCGCTCGGCCGCCCCGGTGACCCGCGTGACATCGCGGAGGCCGTCGCCTTCCTCGCCTCCGACCGAGCCCAG